One stretch of Phocoena phocoena chromosome 10, mPhoPho1.1, whole genome shotgun sequence DNA includes these proteins:
- the LOC136128897 gene encoding C-C chemokine receptor type 2-like: MDGNDTFPQFSHDVLSTSHSLFTTNIKGNDEEPTTSYDYDYSEPCQKTTVGQIEARLLPPLYSLVFIFGFVGNLLVVLILINCKKLKSMTDIYLLNLAVSDLLFLLTIPFWAHYAADQWVFGNVMCKFFTGLYHIGYFGGIFFIILLTIDRYLAIVHAVFALKARTVTFGVVTSGVTWVVAVFASLPGIIFIKSQEEHSGYACAPYFPLEWKNFHTIMRSVLGLVLPLFVMIVCYSGILKTLLRCRNEKKRHKAVRLIFVIMIVYFLFWAPYNIVLLLSTFQVFFGLSNCKNSSQLDQAMQVTETLGLTHCCINPIIYAFVGEKFRRYLSVFFRKHIAKHLCKQCPVFYGETGDRVSSTYTPSTGEQEVSAVL; the protein is encoded by the coding sequence ATGGATGGCAATGATACGTTTCCCCAGTTCAGCCACGATGTGCTTTCCACATCTCATTCTCTGTTTACAACGAATATCAAGGGGAACGATGAAGAACCCACCACCAGTTATGACTATGATTACAGTGAGCCCTGCCAAAAGACCACTGTGGGACAAATTGAAGCCCGGCTCCTACCCCCGCTCTACTCGCTGGTGTTCATCTTTGGTTTTGTGGGCAACTTGCTGGTCGTCCTCATCCTGATCAACTGCAAAAAGCTGAAAAGCATGACTGACATCTACCTGCTCAACTTGGCCGTCTCCGACCTGCTGTTCCTCCTCACCATCCCGTTCTGGGCTCACTATGCTGCAGACCAGTGGGTCTTTGGGAACGTGATGTGTAAATTTTTCACAGGGCTGTACCACATTGGTTATTTTGGTGGAATCTTCTTCATCATCCTCTTGACAATCGATAGGTACCTGGCTATTGTTCATGCTGTGTTTGCCTTAAAAGCCAGGACGGTCACCTTTGGGGTGGTGACAAGTGGGGTCACCTGGGTGGTGGCTGTGTTTGCCTCTCTCCCAGGAATCATCTTTATCAAATCCCAAGAAGAACATTCTGGTTACGCCTGCGCCCCTTATTTTCCACTAGAATGGAAGAATTTCCATACAATAATGAGAAGCGTCTTGGGCCTGGTGCTGCCACTGTTTGTCATGATCGTCTGCTACTCGGGAATCCTAAAAACCCTGCTTCGGTGTCGCAACGAGAAGAAGAGGCACAAGGCCGTGAGGCTCATCTTCGTGATCATGATTGTCTACTTTCTCTTCTGGGCTCCCTACAACATCGTCCTTCTCCTAAGCACCTTCCAGGTATTCTTTGGCCTGAGTAACTGTAAGAACAGCAGTCAGCTGGACCAAGCAATGCAGGTGACCGAGACCCTGGGGCTGACGCACTGCTGCATCAACCCCATCATCTATGCCTTCGTCGGAGAGAAGTTCAGAAGGTATCTCTCTGTGTTTTTCCGAAAGCACATTGCCAAACACCTCTGCAAACAATGCCCAGTTTTCTACGGGGAGACAGGAGATCGAGTGAGTTCAACATATACCCCTTCCACTGGGGAGCAGGAAGTCTCGGCTGTTCTGTAG